In one Mycoplasmopsis canis PG 14 genomic region, the following are encoded:
- the trpS gene encoding tryptophan--tRNA ligase, whose protein sequence is MERFVSGIKPTGELTLGNYIGAIKNFIKMQNDYESYIFVADLHALTTGSVIAKELKKQRESIVALYIACGLDFNKSAIFYQSQILEHSAMQWLCTSETTLGELKRMTQFKDKASKLKQGNGTEKIPTGLLMYPTLMAADILLYNPDVVPVGEDQIQHLELTRNIAERLNKNYKANFKIPKGLVPKVGSKIKSLTDPTVKMSKSEKGTKSTIYLLEDPQQAYNKILKSVTDSENKIYISQDKPGILNLLNIYASLTDKTLEEAAEIFEDSNYKEFKEAVATEVKNLLINIQSKYNESLSKVNEIVNIGAKKAHKIAKHVLNNLQVKMGLYGEENESK, encoded by the coding sequence ATGGAAAGATTTGTAAGTGGAATTAAACCTACCGGTGAGTTAACGCTTGGTAATTATATTGGTGCGATAAAAAATTTTATTAAAATGCAAAATGATTACGAATCATACATATTCGTAGCTGACTTACATGCTTTAACGACAGGTTCTGTTATTGCTAAGGAATTAAAGAAACAAAGAGAATCTATAGTTGCACTTTACATAGCTTGTGGACTTGATTTTAATAAAAGTGCAATTTTTTATCAGTCTCAAATTTTAGAACACTCTGCTATGCAATGACTTTGCACTTCTGAAACAACACTTGGGGAACTTAAAAGAATGACTCAATTCAAGGATAAGGCTTCAAAATTGAAGCAAGGAAACGGAACAGAAAAGATACCAACAGGATTGTTAATGTACCCAACATTAATGGCGGCAGATATATTGTTATATAATCCTGATGTTGTACCAGTTGGTGAAGATCAAATACAACATTTAGAATTAACAAGAAACATAGCTGAAAGATTAAATAAAAATTATAAAGCTAACTTTAAAATACCAAAAGGCCTTGTTCCTAAAGTTGGTTCTAAAATTAAATCACTAACAGATCCAACTGTTAAAATGTCTAAAAGCGAAAAAGGGACCAAGTCTACAATATATTTATTAGAAGATCCGCAACAAGCATATAATAAAATTCTAAAATCAGTTACTGACTCTGAAAACAAAATTTATATTTCTCAAGACAAACCAGGTATATTGAACTTATTAAATATTTATGCATCATTAACCGATAAAACACTTGAAGAAGCAGCGGAAATATTTGAAGACTCTAATTACAAAGAATTTAAAGAAGCAGTAGCTACCGAAGTAAAGAATTTATTAATAAATATTCAAAGTAAATATAATGAATCATTGAGTAAAGTAAATGAAATAGTTAATATAGGAGCAAAGAAAGCCCATAAAATTGCGAAACACGTTTTAAATAATTTACAAGTAAAAATGGGTCTTTATGGAGAAGAAAATGAAAGCAAATAA
- a CDS encoding NUDIX hydrolase: protein MDIFFKKDDNTFKMRTACIIKWENKILLAYDDSNSYRYLPGGKVEFGEKIFDAIKREIKEELKVDLKELKEKFIDETFYFSKFSNSNVHEVCFYFEGKIEPIEQMQNSKFTLVENGRNLYFEWVNIEDLNNIDFRPKNVLKHINRSDSGLFFTSEKDN from the coding sequence ATGGATATTTTTTTTAAAAAAGATGATAATACTTTCAAAATGAGGACTGCTTGCATAATTAAATGAGAAAATAAAATATTATTAGCTTATGATGATTCAAATTCATATAGATATTTACCTGGTGGTAAAGTTGAATTTGGTGAAAAAATTTTTGACGCTATTAAAAGGGAAATTAAAGAAGAATTAAAGGTTGATTTAAAAGAATTAAAGGAAAAATTCATTGATGAAACTTTTTACTTTTCAAAATTTTCAAACTCAAATGTTCATGAAGTTTGTTTTTATTTTGAAGGAAAAATAGAACCTATTGAACAAATGCAAAATAGCAAGTTTACATTAGTTGAAAATGGAAGAAACTTATATTTTGAATGAGTAAATATTGAAGATTTAAATAATATAGATTTTAGACCCAAAAATGTACTAAAACATATAAATAGAAGTGATTCTGGGTTATTTTTCACAAGTGAAAAAGATAATTAA
- a CDS encoding DNA-directed RNA polymerase subunit beta', producing MVNNSSLNMRNKEKIKKITLSLATREDVKSWSHGEVTKPETINYKTYKPEKDGLFDELIFGPVIDYKCPICGTKYKKSDVNTICSKTQQCKKYNPEILPKISRRSRMGHISLHTPVVHFWFFKIDHSVISNLLGLRIEDGSEKQAVTKSDLEKLIYYKSHIVLESGSLKSLKKNTIIDINEAANIYDKALEELKELNQDDEEALENITEALYELREYAQSQDGKDFGIDFYQYNNVIREYSDAIIGTGSQAIEYLLKNLDLEKEQQIVQEQIDKINNEINKQRDVSTSKIQQRQKLYKRLTIISSFIRSGQKPTDMLIYELPVIPADLRPLVQLDGGRHSTSDVNELYRRIIIRNNRLAKWNETDAPMLIKQNEYRMIQEAVDALIDNARKKPTPVSSRDNHPLKSISDGLTGKKGRFRQNLLGKRVDYSARSVIVGGPSLKMYEVGVPRDIAAKLFEPWIIKALIEKEDGITSIKTAKKLIENLDPRIWPYVEKAIENRPVLLNRAPTLHRLSIQAFQPVLIRSKAIKLHPLVTTAFNADFDGDQMAIHVPVSEKAVREAQELMLASKNILGPKDGEPIINPSQDIILGLYYLTIEKTGEKAIGEGNYYQNLDELMLAYERGKVTLHSRVILPIKSLNKPQLLNATKKPYLFSTVGKFLLNSVLPADFEFVFGKYVEKTYKKNSKGETKVSEKEVIHTSRYDLERYTLDYGQNFREEIANTELNLALSKKDIARIIRKIYEEYVAVITIEDIAKVLDSVNKLNFKDQLDNLKLLVDYKGDLIPNSHAKLINQFISEEFEKISYTYKAADSLKDSVEWSINEYSKGLEKVWFRYSNYVSEILDKIKELGFKYSTISGTTISMNDVKTLDSTSEHIKEGEEYINKLKEFFENGYLTDDERYKLTIEKWAKVKDKIEKSLKEVTKSDLDNPLFMMMTSGARGNSSNFTQLAGMRGLMSNNTKVLKADAENDRVVRSTIEIPVKSSFLRGLSAYEFYSSTHGARKGLTDTALNTAKSGYLTRRLVDVAQSIVVREADCGSDFGFVVKAIKDTKTDTVIETLWERIEGRYTNKAIYDENNNLVIDANQLITPEIANKIVNDLKLEQVEIRSVLSCHTKNGVCKVCYGKDLASNRVVNIGEAVGIVAAQSIGEPGTQLTMRTFHTGGVAGVEDITGGFGRLIELIDAYDNPWGKPAEISKVYGVIAKIEQVVSKDTGKVTDITEVTIATKDDQGNDYIEVVTGRTSQKLRVKVGDSVIPGQKIFEGPIVLNQLLNATDARTVQNYLLKEIQRLYRLQGITIADKYIEIIISQMLSKILIIDPGDSRFFSGALVDTFVYQNENAKLLADGKKPAYGKVKISGAKQIPLLSSSFLAAASFQETAKILVNSSVGQRVDQLEGLKENIILGQKIPAGTNSDYELKGKYDIREFRSYFPNKIDPNNYVEPTLDISEDELSIDDITEESYSDEIFDQNDEYNEFYDFGDEV from the coding sequence ATGGTGAATAATTCGTCTTTAAACATGCGTAATAAAGAAAAAATTAAAAAAATAACCCTCTCATTAGCTACTAGAGAAGATGTAAAAAGTTGATCACATGGTGAAGTTACTAAACCAGAAACAATTAATTATAAAACTTATAAGCCTGAAAAAGACGGTTTATTTGATGAGTTAATTTTCGGTCCAGTTATTGACTATAAATGTCCTATTTGTGGTACTAAGTACAAAAAAAGTGATGTTAATACTATTTGTTCAAAAACACAACAATGTAAAAAGTATAACCCTGAGATACTTCCGAAAATTTCAAGAAGAAGTAGAATGGGTCACATTTCATTACACACACCTGTTGTACATTTTTGATTCTTTAAAATAGATCACTCAGTTATTTCAAATCTACTTGGTCTTAGAATTGAAGATGGAAGCGAAAAACAAGCAGTAACTAAATCTGATCTTGAAAAACTTATTTATTATAAATCACATATAGTTCTTGAAAGTGGTTCATTAAAGTCACTTAAAAAGAATACAATTATTGATATTAATGAAGCCGCAAATATTTATGATAAAGCTTTAGAAGAATTAAAAGAACTCAATCAAGATGATGAAGAAGCTTTAGAAAATATTACGGAAGCATTGTATGAGTTAAGGGAATACGCTCAATCTCAAGATGGGAAAGATTTTGGTATTGATTTTTATCAATATAATAATGTTATTAGAGAATATTCAGATGCAATTATTGGTACTGGATCACAAGCTATTGAATATTTATTAAAAAATCTTGACCTTGAAAAAGAACAACAAATTGTCCAAGAACAAATCGATAAAATCAATAATGAAATTAATAAACAACGTGATGTTTCAACATCAAAAATTCAACAAAGACAAAAACTATATAAACGTTTAACAATAATTTCTTCATTTATAAGATCAGGCCAAAAACCAACTGATATGTTAATCTACGAATTACCTGTTATTCCTGCGGATCTTAGACCATTAGTTCAATTAGATGGGGGAAGACACTCAACAAGTGATGTTAACGAACTTTATCGTCGTATTATTATTAGAAACAACCGTCTAGCTAAATGAAACGAAACAGATGCTCCGATGCTTATTAAACAAAATGAGTATCGTATGATTCAAGAAGCTGTTGATGCTTTAATTGATAACGCTAGAAAGAAACCTACTCCAGTTTCTTCAAGAGATAATCACCCTCTTAAATCTATTTCTGATGGACTAACAGGAAAAAAAGGACGTTTTCGTCAAAATCTTTTAGGGAAACGTGTTGACTATTCTGCGCGTAGTGTTATTGTTGGGGGACCTTCATTAAAAATGTATGAAGTTGGTGTTCCTCGTGATATTGCTGCAAAATTATTTGAACCATGAATTATTAAAGCCTTAATAGAAAAAGAAGATGGAATTACAAGTATTAAAACAGCTAAAAAATTAATAGAAAATCTTGATCCAAGAATTTGACCATATGTTGAAAAAGCTATCGAAAATCGTCCAGTTCTTTTAAACCGTGCACCTACATTGCACCGTCTTTCAATTCAAGCCTTTCAGCCTGTCTTAATACGTTCAAAAGCTATAAAATTACACCCATTAGTAACAACCGCTTTTAACGCTGACTTCGACGGGGACCAAATGGCTATTCACGTACCAGTATCTGAAAAAGCAGTTCGTGAAGCTCAAGAATTAATGCTTGCTTCTAAAAATATTTTAGGACCTAAAGATGGAGAACCTATCATTAACCCTTCACAGGATATTATTTTAGGTCTTTACTATTTAACAATTGAAAAAACAGGGGAAAAAGCTATTGGTGAAGGTAATTATTACCAAAACCTTGATGAGTTAATGTTAGCTTATGAAAGAGGTAAGGTAACTTTACATTCAAGAGTAATTCTTCCTATTAAATCATTAAATAAACCACAATTACTGAATGCTACTAAAAAACCATATTTATTCTCAACTGTCGGAAAATTCTTGCTAAATAGCGTGCTTCCAGCAGATTTTGAATTCGTTTTTGGTAAATATGTAGAAAAAACATATAAGAAAAATTCAAAAGGTGAAACAAAAGTTTCAGAAAAAGAAGTTATTCATACTTCAAGATATGATTTGGAAAGATATACACTTGATTATGGACAAAACTTCCGCGAAGAAATTGCTAATACAGAATTAAACTTAGCTTTATCTAAAAAAGATATTGCAAGAATTATTAGAAAAATATATGAAGAATATGTTGCAGTAATAACAATTGAAGATATAGCGAAAGTTTTAGATTCTGTTAATAAATTAAACTTTAAAGATCAATTAGATAATCTTAAATTACTTGTTGATTATAAAGGTGATTTAATTCCTAACTCACATGCTAAATTAATTAATCAATTTATTTCAGAAGAATTTGAAAAAATTTCTTACACATATAAAGCCGCTGACTCACTAAAAGATTCAGTTGAATGATCAATTAATGAATATTCAAAGGGTCTTGAAAAAGTTTGATTCAGATATTCAAACTATGTATCAGAAATATTAGACAAAATTAAAGAATTAGGATTTAAATATTCTACTATTTCAGGTACAACAATTTCTATGAATGATGTTAAAACGTTAGATTCAACATCAGAACACATAAAAGAAGGTGAAGAATACATTAACAAACTTAAAGAATTCTTCGAAAATGGTTACTTAACTGATGATGAACGTTATAAATTAACAATTGAAAAATGAGCAAAAGTTAAAGATAAAATTGAAAAATCACTTAAAGAAGTTACAAAATCAGATTTAGATAACCCATTATTTATGATGATGACTTCTGGAGCCCGTGGTAATTCATCTAACTTTACCCAGTTAGCAGGTATGCGTGGGCTTATGAGTAACAACACCAAAGTTCTTAAAGCCGATGCTGAAAACGACCGTGTCGTTCGTTCAACAATTGAAATTCCAGTTAAATCTTCTTTCTTACGTGGACTTAGTGCATATGAATTTTATTCATCTACCCACGGGGCTCGTAAGGGTCTTACAGATACAGCTCTTAACACAGCTAAATCTGGGTACTTAACTCGTAGATTAGTGGACGTTGCTCAAAGTATAGTAGTTAGAGAAGCGGATTGTGGATCAGATTTTGGTTTCGTTGTAAAAGCAATTAAAGATACAAAAACTGACACAGTTATTGAAACATTATGAGAAAGAATTGAAGGTAGATATACAAACAAGGCTATCTATGATGAAAATAATAACCTTGTTATTGATGCAAATCAATTAATTACACCAGAAATTGCTAATAAAATAGTTAATGATTTAAAACTAGAGCAAGTAGAAATTCGTTCAGTATTATCTTGTCACACAAAGAATGGTGTATGTAAAGTGTGTTATGGAAAAGATCTTGCTTCAAACCGTGTAGTTAATATTGGTGAAGCTGTTGGTATTGTTGCAGCTCAATCAATCGGTGAACCTGGAACACAGCTTACCATGCGTACATTCCATACTGGAGGGGTTGCTGGGGTTGAAGATATTACAGGTGGATTCGGAAGATTGATTGAGTTAATTGATGCTTATGACAATCCATGAGGTAAACCAGCTGAAATTTCTAAAGTATATGGGGTTATAGCTAAAATCGAACAAGTTGTAAGTAAGGATACTGGAAAAGTAACGGATATAACAGAAGTTACAATTGCAACAAAAGATGATCAAGGAAATGATTATATAGAAGTTGTTACAGGTAGAACATCACAAAAACTACGTGTTAAAGTTGGTGATTCAGTTATTCCTGGTCAAAAGATCTTTGAAGGTCCAATTGTTTTAAATCAATTATTAAATGCAACTGATGCTAGAACTGTTCAAAATTACCTATTAAAAGAAATTCAAAGATTATACCGTTTACAAGGTATTACAATTGCGGATAAATATATCGAAATTATTATTTCTCAAATGCTTTCAAAAATTTTAATTATTGATCCAGGTGATTCAAGATTCTTTAGTGGAGCATTGGTTGATACATTTGTTTACCAAAATGAAAATGCTAAATTATTAGCTGATGGTAAAAAACCTGCTTACGGAAAAGTTAAAATTTCTGGTGCAAAACAAATACCATTGCTTTCTAGTTCATTCTTAGCTGCGGCTTCTTTCCAAGAAACAGCTAAAATCCTTGTTAATTCATCGGTTGGTCAAAGAGTTGATCAACTTGAAGGTCTTAAAGAAAATATTATTTTAGGGCAAAAAATTCCTGCTGGAACAAACTCAGATTATGAATTAAAAGGTAAATATGATATTAGAGAATTTAGATCATATTTCCCTAACAAAATCGATCCAAATAATTATGTTGAACCAACTCTTGATATTTCAGAAGATGAATTATCAATAGATGACATAACAGAAGAATCATATAGTGATGAAATTTTTGATCAAAATGACGAATATAATGAATTCTACGATTTTGGGGATGAAGTTTAA
- the rpoB gene encoding DNA-directed RNA polymerase subunit beta, protein MIEGTKKFVVRKFGPKTERRDYSVTKKSLELTDILSTSKESFDNFMKKRIQEVLLDVYPITTGNVKLDYVKNSVDVEYPFKKITSETEEINKCKAKGINFSSKIYIQLQKENTLTGERKTDRVLLGEIPYMTSGGSFIINGSEKVIVSQLVRSPGAYFGIGVRNKQSDDLFNKLEILPRIGSWLEISHKVTTNTLDTVKVKVDKNKNIQLGTFLASFGFNEKNIKKLFGSNALLDETLKKDKILEKEHEDKEELINEAQEDIFRSIRKGDRDTADAKKSLLPGMLFDRRRYNLSETGRYMLNNKLSLVDRITNTYLAQEIKNKNGEIIFEKGIFIDFELAKKIQESFNLGIVASEKLEDIKPEHVYFKLYRPELTQNNPQNLFNNPELRKRIKVVKVKVYPNKKWMNDETKEPVIVIGNDPKSVEQHLLISDIVAAISYYFNLTDGVGQDDDPDSLVNKRIVSVGELIEGQLQLALTKLEKTTKERIGAKDVEKVTAKNVTNNKLITNQFKSFFNTSKLSQFMDQINPLAEVSNKRRVTSLGPGGLSRDTAQFEVRDVHSTHYGRICPIETPEGLNIGLILNFATYAKVDDKGFLKTPYYKVNNGVVDYEDVRYLTASEEFGYSIAQSSVRVDENNKIIDEFLTIRRNYTYENGRSDDVDFIEVSSKQIVSVAAAGIPFLENDDANRALMGANMQRQAVPLLQTEAPLIATGIEADIAKYSSYNLVAKNAGKVTFVDGSRIHIQRKESTVTDKYTLRNFERSNQGTLIQQRPLVRIGDEVEVGDILTDGSSFKDGELALGKNVLVGFTTWNGYNFEDAVIINERLVKNDVYTSIHIEEQTIQFRTSRAGDDELTKEVPNASKYSLRNLDDDGIVKVGSEVYPGDILVGRVSPKGEENPSQEEKMLYAILGQRSPSTKDTSLKVKNGHSGTITHVEILSREKGDVLEEGIEKIVKVSIAQKRKIKVGDKMAGRHGNKGVISIVLPEEDMPYLEDGTPLDIMLNPQGVPSRMNIGQILELHLGMAARKLNVKFVSPSFDGVKKPDIEAALEEAGLDKTGKQVLIDPITGRKFDKPVSVGVMYMLKLNHMVDDKMHARSVGPYSLITQQPLGGKSQNGGQRFGEMETWALESYGATNVLQEILTYKSDDIIGRNALYSALVSGKELPTPGTPESFNVLSYELKGLGMKLEQSYDDSNDDYQVLQFESGGDGE, encoded by the coding sequence ATGATTGAAGGCACAAAAAAATTCGTAGTTCGTAAGTTTGGTCCTAAAACCGAAAGAAGAGACTATTCGGTAACAAAAAAATCATTAGAATTAACGGATATATTAAGCACAAGTAAAGAAAGTTTTGATAACTTTATGAAGAAACGTATTCAAGAAGTATTGCTTGATGTTTACCCTATTACAACAGGTAACGTTAAACTTGATTATGTTAAAAACTCTGTAGATGTTGAATATCCTTTTAAAAAGATAACAAGTGAAACAGAAGAAATCAACAAATGTAAAGCAAAAGGAATTAACTTTAGTTCAAAAATTTACATTCAACTTCAAAAAGAAAATACTTTAACTGGTGAGCGTAAAACAGATAGAGTATTATTGGGAGAAATCCCTTACATGACATCTGGTGGTAGTTTCATTATCAATGGTAGTGAAAAAGTTATAGTTAGCCAGTTAGTTCGTTCTCCAGGTGCATATTTCGGGATTGGGGTACGTAACAAACAATCAGATGATCTTTTCAATAAACTAGAAATTTTGCCAAGAATCGGATCTTGATTAGAAATTTCTCATAAAGTTACAACTAACACATTAGATACTGTAAAAGTAAAAGTTGATAAAAACAAAAATATTCAGCTTGGAACCTTTTTAGCATCTTTTGGATTTAACGAAAAAAATATAAAGAAACTTTTTGGTTCAAATGCTTTACTTGATGAAACACTTAAAAAAGACAAAATCTTAGAAAAAGAACATGAAGATAAAGAAGAATTAATAAATGAAGCACAAGAAGACATCTTTAGAAGTATTAGAAAAGGTGATCGTGATACAGCTGATGCTAAAAAATCACTATTACCCGGAATGTTATTCGACAGAAGAAGATATAACTTATCTGAAACAGGGCGTTATATGTTGAATAATAAACTTTCTTTAGTTGATCGTATTACAAACACATATTTAGCTCAAGAAATTAAAAACAAAAACGGTGAAATTATTTTTGAAAAAGGTATTTTCATTGATTTTGAATTAGCTAAAAAAATTCAAGAAAGTTTTAATTTAGGTATAGTAGCTTCAGAAAAACTTGAAGACATTAAACCTGAACATGTTTACTTCAAACTATATAGACCAGAATTAACTCAAAATAATCCTCAAAACTTATTTAATAATCCTGAGTTAAGAAAAAGAATAAAAGTCGTTAAAGTAAAAGTTTACCCAAATAAAAAATGAATGAATGATGAAACAAAAGAACCAGTTATCGTTATTGGTAATGACCCTAAATCAGTTGAACAACATTTATTAATTTCAGATATTGTTGCTGCAATTAGCTACTACTTTAACTTAACTGATGGTGTGGGACAAGATGATGATCCTGATTCATTAGTAAATAAACGTATTGTTTCTGTTGGTGAATTAATTGAAGGACAATTACAATTAGCATTAACAAAATTAGAAAAAACAACCAAAGAGCGTATTGGTGCCAAAGATGTTGAAAAAGTAACGGCAAAAAATGTTACAAATAATAAACTTATTACGAATCAATTCAAATCTTTCTTCAATACTTCTAAACTTTCACAGTTTATGGATCAAATAAACCCATTAGCCGAAGTTTCAAACAAACGTCGTGTTACATCTTTAGGGCCTGGTGGTCTTAGTCGTGATACAGCTCAATTCGAAGTTCGTGACGTTCACTCAACTCACTATGGAAGAATTTGTCCAATCGAAACTCCAGAAGGATTAAACATTGGATTGATCTTAAACTTTGCAACCTATGCAAAAGTTGATGACAAAGGTTTCTTAAAAACTCCATACTACAAAGTTAATAATGGAGTTGTAGACTATGAAGACGTTAGATACTTAACGGCTTCTGAAGAATTTGGTTACTCAATTGCTCAATCTTCAGTTCGTGTTGATGAAAATAATAAAATTATTGATGAATTTTTAACAATTAGACGTAATTATACATACGAAAACGGTAGAAGTGATGACGTTGATTTTATAGAAGTTTCATCAAAACAAATTGTTTCTGTTGCTGCTGCTGGTATTCCTTTCTTGGAAAATGATGATGCCAACCGTGCTCTTATGGGTGCAAACATGCAACGTCAAGCAGTACCACTTTTACAAACAGAAGCCCCTTTAATAGCAACAGGTATTGAAGCTGATATTGCTAAATATTCATCATATAACTTAGTTGCGAAAAATGCAGGTAAAGTAACGTTTGTTGATGGTTCAAGAATTCATATCCAAAGAAAAGAAAGTACCGTAACAGACAAATATACTTTAAGAAATTTTGAAAGAAGTAATCAAGGAACATTAATTCAACAAAGACCACTTGTAAGAATTGGTGATGAAGTTGAAGTTGGCGACATTTTAACTGACGGATCATCATTTAAAGATGGTGAATTAGCCTTAGGTAAGAATGTTCTTGTCGGTTTCACGACATGAAACGGTTATAACTTTGAGGATGCTGTTATTATTAATGAAAGATTAGTAAAAAATGATGTTTATACATCAATACATATTGAAGAACAAACAATCCAATTTAGAACATCAAGAGCCGGAGATGACGAACTAACAAAAGAAGTTCCAAATGCTTCAAAATACTCATTAAGAAATCTTGATGACGATGGAATTGTTAAAGTTGGATCAGAAGTATATCCAGGTGATATATTAGTTGGTCGTGTTTCTCCTAAGGGTGAAGAAAACCCATCACAAGAGGAGAAAATGCTTTATGCTATTCTAGGACAAAGATCTCCTTCTACAAAAGATACATCATTAAAAGTTAAGAATGGACATAGTGGTACAATCACACATGTTGAAATTTTATCAAGAGAAAAAGGTGATGTTTTAGAAGAAGGTATTGAAAAAATAGTAAAAGTTTCAATCGCTCAAAAACGTAAAATCAAAGTCGGTGATAAGATGGCTGGTCGTCATGGAAACAAAGGGGTTATTTCAATCGTTTTACCAGAAGAAGATATGCCATATTTAGAAGACGGAACACCACTTGACATTATGCTTAATCCTCAAGGGGTTCCATCACGTATGAACATTGGTCAAATTCTTGAGTTACACCTTGGTATGGCTGCAAGAAAACTAAATGTTAAATTTGTTTCACCTTCATTTGATGGTGTTAAAAAACCAGATATTGAAGCAGCATTAGAGGAAGCAGGATTAGACAAGACAGGAAAACAAGTTCTTATTGATCCTATTACAGGTAGAAAGTTCGATAAACCTGTTTCAGTTGGTGTTATGTACATGTTAAAACTTAACCATATGGTTGATGATAAGATGCATGCACGTTCAGTTGGTCCATACTCATTAATCACTCAACAACCATTAGGAGGTAAATCTCAAAATGGTGGTCAAAGATTTGGGGAAATGGAAACATGAGCCTTAGAATCTTACGGAGCAACAAATGTTCTTCAAGAAATTCTTACATATAAATCAGATGACATTATTGGGCGTAATGCACTTTATAGTGCTTTGGTATCAGGAAAAGAATTACCTACACCTGGTACACCAGAATCATTCAATGTTCTTAGTTACGAATTAAAAGGATTAGGAATGAAATTAGAACAAAGTTACGATGATAGTAACGATGATTACCAAGTATTACAATTTGAATCAGGAGGTGATGGTGAATAA